From a single Nostoc edaphicum CCNP1411 genomic region:
- a CDS encoding DUF3040 domain-containing protein: MTSESDRQKELEHRERLLREREVELRLREMETNLHTTDAAFHQTVKHQPENSQKPWMQKVILGGKLFALGVVTLVAVRIAAVLAGFIIVAALGWMSYKLFLESKKTNS; this comes from the coding sequence ATGACATCTGAAAGCGATCGCCAAAAAGAACTTGAACACCGGGAACGTTTACTACGAGAACGAGAAGTTGAATTGCGACTCCGAGAAATGGAAACTAACCTCCATACTACCGATGCAGCTTTTCATCAAACTGTGAAGCATCAGCCAGAAAATTCCCAGAAACCTTGGATGCAAAAAGTGATTCTGGGTGGAAAGTTGTTTGCTCTTGGTGTAGTAACACTAGTTGCAGTCAGAATAGCCGCAGTATTAGCTGGGTTTATTATTGTTGCTGCGCTGGGGTGGATGTCTTACAAATTATTTTTGGAATCTAAAAAAACTAATTCTTAA